In one Hymenobacter sp. DG25B genomic region, the following are encoded:
- a CDS encoding carboxypeptidase-like regulatory domain-containing protein, whose translation MTDVFALMLSGPGRLGLVVLLFMGLLLAVPATAQIRVTGSVSEADTGKPIPGASVMVKRTGRGVVANSDGDFGLNALNTDTLVFRSVGFKTQRMPLGGSGLSQLIIHIRLERDNIQLGEVRVQEGRPDRAAINRALRNVRRPSTAPTSAVKRPPAPKPLFKVDSTAPKAPTATLANPASLLYDQFSREGKQRRKMEEIEHRDRVEKFLQERRKYNKNFQDNTGYEVE comes from the coding sequence ATGACGGATGTTTTTGCTTTGATGCTTTCCGGGCCCGGCCGTTTGGGGCTGGTGGTGCTCTTGTTTATGGGGCTGTTGCTGGCGGTGCCCGCCACCGCTCAGATTCGGGTAACGGGCTCCGTATCGGAGGCGGATACCGGCAAGCCTATTCCCGGGGCGTCCGTGATGGTGAAGCGCACCGGCCGCGGGGTGGTGGCCAACAGTGACGGCGACTTTGGCCTGAATGCGCTGAATACTGATACGCTGGTATTCCGCTCCGTGGGCTTTAAGACCCAGCGTATGCCTTTAGGAGGCTCGGGGCTGTCGCAGCTCATTATTCATATCAGGCTGGAGCGCGACAATATTCAACTAGGAGAAGTGCGGGTACAGGAAGGCCGCCCCGACCGTGCCGCCATTAACCGGGCCCTGCGCAATGTACGGCGCCCTTCTACCGCGCCTACCAGCGCCGTGAAACGCCCCCCGGCGCCCAAACCACTGTTTAAGGTAGACTCTACCGCGCCAAAAGCGCCCACGGCTACGCTGGCCAACCCGGCCAGCCTGCTCTACGACCAGTTTTCCCGGGAGGGCAAGCAGCGCCGCAAAATGGAGGAGATTGAGCACCGCGACCGGGTAGAGAAATTCCTGCAGGAACGGCGCAAATACAACAAGAACTTTCAGGATAATACCGGCTACGAGGTAGAATAA
- a CDS encoding SusC/RagA family TonB-linked outer membrane protein — translation MIPPLQFPRLLRQLTHLTFLPALGLALFSGTALANAAPTSLENKAPLAVAAIVPDVPVTGRVVDNQGAGLPGVNVVVKGTTNGAQTDVDGNYTLNVPENATLVFSYIGYTTQEIVLNGRTSVNITLLQEATTLNDVVVVGYGTQQKRDLTGAVGRVDAEEIVRQPVTTPTQAIQGKVAGVQIISDGGPNSQPKVRIRGTGTLLAGAEPLYVVDGVQTTDIRNLSNSDIATIDVLKDASAAAIYGVRGANGVIIITTKQGKVGKPVLSYNTTMGFKQAAHLVDMADAQQYADYLKDTAPDLTLPAYSGSTDWYDEILRRATYQNHNLAVSGANENVRYYFSGNLLQDDGLAISNKFSRLTVRSNTAFTVSDKLTINSQASFSHANTKDVNFATAYQNAYRAAPIIPSKVDGRYGNTSAFGNVGNPLLDIEKNNNRSLENRLQGNVGVDFKPVSALTLRSAINVDLNFDNRIIYDYQYNSDESTFITAGGNQRTLRSNLSTIQNNRNRYLWENTATFQKQFDKHNLTVLAGTVTEQGESRTLEGSRKDVGPNKDQWYLGAGDPNTSTNNAVGAIDRRLSLLGRINYSYADRYLLTTNLRYDGTSRFNKDQRWGFFPSLGLGWVLSEEDFMKSQTVLSFLKLRASYGQLGNDQIDPNAYIVTAESNVPYVFNGQPVLGAIINQIKDRNVSWETTTEYDAAVEFALLENRLSGELTYYQKKTTDALIPVNIPGNLGDPDNQYITNAADISNKGIEAALNWRNQLSTDWSYNFGVNATFNKNRIEKLNGGQALFGGFNNVTLSDNGVAAGSFYVLKSTGIFQSQAEIDGYPKYNGLPTPQPGDLKYADANGDGVISLLDRVHSGSYQPPVYFGINGGMNYQKFDFSFVFSGNLNNEVYNAKKQFRYQTTDNVEADFADNRWTATNGSQSDPRTISNNTPNSTYFIESGSYLRLNNLVLGYTIPTSFTQKAKISYVRIFATGQNLFTVTKYSGFTPELPGGPLDSGIEATTYPTSRTLALGLNVNF, via the coding sequence ATGATTCCTCCTCTACAATTCCCCCGGTTGCTTCGGCAACTGACTCATCTAACATTTTTGCCGGCGCTGGGCCTGGCGCTATTTTCCGGCACCGCCCTGGCAAATGCCGCCCCTACCAGCCTGGAGAATAAAGCTCCGCTGGCCGTGGCCGCAATCGTTCCCGATGTGCCCGTAACCGGGCGCGTGGTGGATAACCAGGGCGCGGGCCTACCCGGCGTAAACGTGGTGGTGAAAGGCACTACCAACGGCGCCCAGACCGATGTCGACGGTAACTATACGCTTAATGTGCCGGAGAATGCCACGCTGGTTTTCTCCTATATTGGGTACACCACGCAGGAAATAGTTCTCAATGGGCGCACCTCAGTTAATATAACTCTGCTACAGGAAGCTACCACGCTGAATGATGTAGTGGTGGTAGGTTACGGCACCCAGCAAAAGCGCGACTTAACCGGCGCGGTAGGCCGCGTGGATGCGGAAGAAATTGTACGGCAGCCCGTTACTACCCCTACCCAGGCTATTCAGGGTAAAGTGGCCGGTGTGCAGATCATCAGCGACGGGGGGCCTAACTCTCAGCCTAAAGTGCGCATCCGGGGTACGGGCACGCTGCTGGCTGGTGCCGAGCCGCTGTACGTGGTGGACGGGGTGCAGACCACGGACATCCGTAACCTGAGCAACTCCGACATTGCTACCATTGACGTGCTGAAAGACGCTTCGGCTGCGGCCATTTATGGGGTACGCGGCGCCAATGGCGTTATCATCATCACCACCAAGCAAGGCAAAGTGGGCAAGCCGGTGCTAAGCTACAATACCACCATGGGCTTTAAGCAGGCCGCCCATTTGGTAGACATGGCCGATGCCCAGCAGTATGCCGACTATCTGAAAGACACTGCTCCTGACCTGACGCTGCCAGCCTATTCGGGCTCTACCGATTGGTACGATGAGATTCTACGGCGGGCTACTTACCAGAACCATAACTTGGCCGTATCGGGCGCCAATGAAAATGTGCGCTACTATTTCAGCGGCAACCTGCTGCAGGATGATGGCCTGGCTATCAGCAACAAGTTTTCCCGCCTCACGGTACGCTCCAACACGGCTTTTACGGTTTCCGATAAGCTGACGATAAACTCGCAGGCCTCGTTTAGCCACGCCAACACCAAGGACGTGAACTTTGCCACGGCGTATCAGAATGCGTACCGCGCGGCCCCCATTATTCCCTCTAAAGTAGACGGCCGGTACGGAAATACCTCGGCGTTCGGTAACGTGGGCAACCCGCTGCTCGATATCGAAAAAAACAACAATCGTTCCCTGGAAAACCGCCTGCAGGGCAACGTAGGGGTTGATTTCAAGCCGGTTTCGGCTCTCACCCTGCGTTCAGCCATTAACGTGGATCTGAACTTTGATAACCGGATTATCTACGATTATCAGTACAACAGCGACGAAAGCACCTTTATTACGGCTGGGGGCAACCAGCGTACGCTGCGGAGCAACCTGTCTACTATTCAGAACAACCGCAACCGCTACCTCTGGGAAAATACGGCCACGTTTCAGAAGCAGTTTGATAAGCATAACCTGACGGTGCTGGCCGGCACGGTAACGGAACAGGGCGAGTCGCGCACCTTGGAAGGCAGCCGCAAGGATGTAGGGCCTAACAAAGACCAGTGGTACCTGGGTGCCGGCGACCCAAATACGTCCACGAACAATGCCGTGGGCGCCATAGACCGGCGCCTGTCCCTGCTGGGACGTATAAACTACTCTTACGCCGACCGCTACCTGCTGACCACCAACCTGCGCTACGATGGCACCTCCCGGTTCAACAAAGACCAGCGCTGGGGCTTTTTCCCCTCCCTGGGCTTAGGCTGGGTTCTGTCGGAAGAAGATTTTATGAAGAGCCAGACGGTGCTGAGCTTCCTGAAGCTGCGCGCCAGCTACGGCCAGTTGGGCAACGACCAGATTGACCCCAACGCTTACATTGTAACGGCGGAGTCTAATGTTCCTTATGTCTTTAATGGGCAGCCCGTGCTGGGCGCCATTATCAACCAGATTAAGGACCGGAATGTGAGCTGGGAAACCACCACGGAGTATGATGCCGCCGTGGAATTTGCGCTGCTGGAGAACCGCCTCTCCGGCGAGCTGACTTACTACCAGAAGAAAACCACGGATGCCCTGATCCCGGTGAATATTCCCGGTAACCTCGGCGACCCGGACAACCAGTACATCACCAACGCCGCCGATATCAGCAACAAAGGCATTGAAGCCGCGCTGAACTGGCGCAACCAGCTGAGCACCGACTGGAGCTACAACTTTGGGGTGAATGCTACTTTCAACAAAAACCGGATTGAAAAGCTGAACGGCGGGCAGGCTCTTTTTGGGGGCTTCAACAACGTTACGCTCTCCGATAACGGCGTGGCGGCTGGCAGCTTTTATGTGCTCAAGTCCACGGGCATCTTCCAGTCGCAGGCGGAAATTGATGGCTACCCCAAGTATAACGGCCTACCCACACCCCAGCCCGGCGACCTGAAATATGCAGATGCCAACGGCGACGGCGTGATTTCACTGCTGGACCGGGTACACTCCGGCTCGTATCAGCCGCCGGTGTACTTCGGTATTAATGGCGGCATGAACTATCAGAAGTTCGATTTCTCCTTCGTGTTTTCCGGCAACCTGAACAATGAGGTGTACAACGCCAAAAAGCAGTTCCGCTACCAGACCACGGACAACGTAGAGGCCGACTTTGCCGACAACCGCTGGACGGCCACCAACGGCTCGCAGTCGGACCCGCGCACCATTTCCAACAATACGCCCAACTCCACTTACTTCATTGAGTCGGGCTCCTACCTGCGGCTGAATAACCTGGTGCTGGGCTACACCATTCCCACCAGCTTCACGCAGAAGGCCAAGATTTCCTACGTGCGGATTTTTGCCACGGGCCAGAACCTGTTCACCGTCACCAAGTACTCCGGCTTCACGCCCGAGCTACCCGGTGGCCCGCTGGATTCCGGCATCGAAGCTACTACGTATCCCACCAGCCGCACGCTTGCGCTGGGGCTGAATGTTAATTTTTAA
- the uvsE gene encoding UV DNA damage repair endonuclease UvsE, which yields MRIGYPCVNASLPCTSTSTFRLASYSEERLVQAVTNNLACLQRILEYNVERGLLFFRIGSGVVPFGSHPINTFPWQTHFAAGFRALGQYIQQHNMRISFHPDQFVVLNSPDAGIVERSMQELVYQGSMLDLMGLDSTAKLQIHAGGLYGDKEAALSRWIATYQRLPEAVKARLVVENDDRLYSLRDCLQLYDAVGVPVLFDNLHHECLNNSEPMALALQQAAATWHPTQDGPPMMDYSSQALGERKGKHTNSISEEQFREFLTHLHGLHPDVMLEIKDKESSALRAVAILHELGLATLPATPVIH from the coding sequence ATGAGAATTGGGTATCCCTGCGTTAATGCCTCGCTGCCGTGCACGTCTACGTCCACGTTTCGGCTGGCATCCTACTCTGAAGAGCGGCTGGTACAGGCCGTTACCAATAACCTGGCTTGCCTGCAGCGCATTCTGGAGTATAATGTGGAACGCGGCCTGCTGTTCTTCCGCATTGGCTCCGGCGTGGTACCCTTCGGCTCGCACCCCATCAATACTTTCCCCTGGCAAACCCACTTTGCCGCCGGTTTCCGCGCCCTGGGCCAGTACATCCAGCAGCATAACATGCGCATCTCCTTCCACCCGGATCAGTTTGTGGTGCTGAACTCCCCCGACGCCGGTATTGTGGAGCGCAGCATGCAGGAGCTGGTATACCAGGGCTCTATGCTGGATCTGATGGGACTGGATTCCACGGCCAAGCTCCAGATCCATGCCGGCGGCCTGTACGGCGACAAGGAAGCTGCCCTCAGCCGCTGGATTGCCACGTACCAGCGCCTGCCGGAAGCCGTGAAGGCCCGCCTGGTGGTAGAAAACGACGACCGGCTCTATAGCCTGCGCGACTGTCTGCAGCTCTACGACGCCGTGGGCGTGCCCGTGCTCTTTGATAACCTGCACCACGAATGCCTGAATAACAGCGAGCCTATGGCGCTGGCCCTGCAGCAGGCCGCCGCTACCTGGCACCCCACCCAGGATGGCCCGCCCATGATGGACTACAGCTCCCAGGCCCTGGGCGAGCGGAAAGGCAAACACACCAACTCCATCAGCGAGGAGCAGTTCCGGGAGTTCCTCACCCACCTGCACGGCCTGCACCCCGATGTGATGCTGGAAATAAAAGACAAGGAAAGCAGCGCCCTGCGGGCCGTAGCCATTCTGCACGAGCTGGGCCTGGCCACGCTGCCTGCTACCCCTGTTATCCACTAA
- a CDS encoding RagB/SusD family nutrient uptake outer membrane protein — protein sequence MKSSSILSRRLGTAACALLLSMVSGCKDFLDVAPQGQLTEDQIKTDPGAAQKLVDGVYNVMYLGGFGTDVHGLQYVILTDIASDDSDKGSTPTDYGPAADVDNFNLTSSNSIVNNVWKGYFQGVTRANQALEKIPLSPAPDETKNRLLGEVRFLRGYFYFNLVRFFGGVPKLDRVPATSEINDPNLQKRATADEIYQLIISDLEFAANNLPIKGQTETGRATKAAAQGMLAKVYLYQKEYQKALDLTNEIIMGQSGAYGLYSDYAGIWREVGANSEESIFEVQTGVNAACNNSAVNLYVVSQGPRQGGKGGWADLGFGFNTPTEQLANAYEPGDKRRAGTIIFINTAPSGTVLWDGFRIPSKDSVENLRYSYKAYHSRTKEKNCGNNDFLPKNIRILRYAEVLLINAEAAFQLGDVATATTDVNLVRERAGLAPLGAVTLEGIWKERRLELALEHDRFFDLVRQESVQPGRIVPTFAAQGKTFVKGKNELFPIPQEQIDLSGGQLTQNPGY from the coding sequence ATGAAATCCTCTTCTATACTCAGCCGGCGCCTGGGCACGGCCGCCTGCGCGCTGCTACTCTCCATGGTTAGCGGCTGCAAAGATTTTCTGGATGTAGCGCCCCAGGGCCAGCTAACCGAAGACCAGATTAAAACGGACCCCGGCGCCGCGCAAAAACTGGTGGATGGCGTGTACAACGTTATGTATCTCGGGGGCTTTGGCACCGATGTACATGGCCTGCAATACGTTATTCTCACGGATATTGCCTCCGATGACTCGGACAAGGGCAGCACGCCCACCGACTACGGCCCCGCCGCCGACGTCGACAACTTTAACCTTACCTCCAGCAACAGCATTGTGAATAACGTTTGGAAAGGCTATTTCCAGGGCGTAACGCGGGCTAACCAGGCGCTGGAGAAAATTCCGCTGAGCCCCGCGCCCGACGAAACCAAGAACCGCCTGCTGGGCGAGGTGCGCTTCCTGCGCGGGTACTTCTACTTTAACCTGGTGCGGTTTTTTGGTGGCGTGCCCAAGCTGGATCGGGTGCCCGCCACTTCCGAAATTAATGACCCAAACCTGCAGAAACGCGCCACGGCAGATGAGATTTATCAGTTGATTATTTCTGACCTGGAGTTTGCCGCCAATAACCTGCCCATTAAAGGACAAACGGAAACGGGCCGGGCTACCAAGGCCGCGGCGCAGGGCATGCTGGCCAAGGTGTACCTGTACCAGAAAGAATACCAGAAAGCGCTGGATCTGACCAATGAAATCATTATGGGCCAATCGGGCGCGTATGGTTTGTATAGTGATTACGCCGGCATCTGGCGCGAGGTAGGCGCCAACAGCGAAGAGTCTATTTTTGAAGTGCAGACCGGCGTGAATGCCGCCTGCAACAACTCCGCGGTGAACCTGTATGTAGTCAGCCAGGGCCCCCGCCAGGGTGGCAAAGGCGGCTGGGCCGATTTGGGCTTTGGCTTTAACACACCCACGGAGCAGTTGGCCAACGCTTACGAGCCCGGCGACAAGCGCCGCGCCGGCACCATTATCTTCATCAATACCGCGCCCAGCGGAACGGTTCTGTGGGATGGTTTCCGCATTCCCAGCAAAGACTCGGTAGAGAATTTGCGCTACAGCTACAAGGCTTACCACAGCCGCACCAAGGAAAAAAACTGCGGCAACAACGATTTTCTGCCCAAGAACATCCGCATTCTGCGCTACGCGGAGGTGCTGCTGATTAACGCCGAAGCCGCTTTCCAGCTGGGGGATGTAGCCACCGCTACTACGGATGTAAACCTGGTGCGGGAACGCGCCGGCCTGGCACCGTTGGGGGCCGTAACGCTGGAGGGCATCTGGAAAGAGCGCCGCCTGGAGCTGGCCTTGGAGCACGACCGGTTCTTTGACCTGGTGCGCCAGGAAAGCGTGCAGCCCGGCCGCATTGTTCCCACTTTTGCCGCCCAGGGTAAAACCTTTGTGAAAGGCAAGAACGAGCTGTTCCCCATTCCGCAGGAACAGATTGATTTGAGCGGCGGGCAGCTGACGCAGAACCCCGGCTATTAA
- a CDS encoding cystathionine gamma-synthase family protein, giving the protein MKPLPEHAEINGQRLRPESLMMSYGYTPAWSEGAIKCPIFQTSTFVFKNAEEGKAFFELAYGLRQADPDEEMGLIYSRLNNPSLEILEHRLTLWDEAEEAASFASGMAAISTTLLALLKPGDVILHSEPVYGGTDFFLKQVLLRFGITAVGFSPKATEEELAAQVATITQGRLAMIYVETPANPTNHLVDLRACAAVARRFSDEQCPVRLVVDNTFLGPVFQHPLHHGADVVLYSATKFLGGHSDLIAGAALASREIMKEIKAMRTFMGTMCDPNTGWMLMRSLETLKLRMERAAQSAQVIADWLREHPQVERTYYLTHLEHDPAQQAIYEQQCLSPGSMISFDIRGGEAEAFRFLNHLKLIKLAVSLGGTESLAEHPATMTHSDIMPETQREMGISSQMIRLSIGVEDPQDLIADLTQAFDMVLAADARELETAAVSR; this is encoded by the coding sequence ATGAAACCCTTACCCGAGCACGCCGAAATCAACGGCCAGCGGCTACGGCCTGAGAGCCTGATGATGAGCTACGGCTACACCCCGGCCTGGAGCGAAGGCGCCATCAAATGCCCCATTTTTCAGACTTCTACCTTCGTTTTTAAGAATGCCGAGGAAGGCAAAGCCTTCTTCGAGCTGGCCTACGGCCTGCGCCAGGCCGACCCCGACGAGGAAATGGGCCTGATTTACTCCCGCCTCAACAACCCCAGCCTGGAAATTCTGGAGCACCGCCTCACGCTGTGGGATGAGGCTGAGGAAGCCGCCTCCTTTGCCAGCGGCATGGCTGCCATCAGCACCACGCTGCTTGCCCTGCTGAAGCCCGGCGACGTGATTCTGCACTCCGAGCCCGTGTACGGCGGCACCGATTTCTTCCTGAAGCAGGTGCTGCTGCGTTTCGGCATCACGGCCGTAGGCTTCTCACCCAAAGCCACCGAAGAAGAGCTGGCCGCGCAGGTAGCCACCATTACCCAGGGCCGCCTGGCCATGATTTACGTGGAAACGCCCGCCAACCCCACCAACCACCTGGTAGATCTGCGCGCCTGCGCCGCCGTAGCCCGCCGCTTCAGCGACGAGCAGTGCCCCGTGCGCCTGGTAGTAGACAATACCTTCCTGGGCCCCGTGTTCCAGCACCCGCTGCACCACGGCGCCGATGTAGTGCTGTACTCGGCTACCAAGTTCCTGGGCGGCCACTCCGACCTGATTGCCGGCGCGGCCCTGGCTTCCCGGGAAATTATGAAGGAGATAAAAGCCATGCGCACCTTCATGGGTACCATGTGCGACCCCAACACCGGCTGGATGCTGATGCGCAGCCTGGAAACCCTGAAGCTGCGCATGGAGCGCGCCGCCCAAAGCGCCCAGGTTATTGCCGACTGGCTGCGGGAGCACCCCCAGGTGGAGCGCACCTACTACCTCACGCATCTGGAGCACGACCCCGCCCAGCAGGCCATCTACGAACAGCAGTGCCTCTCGCCGGGCTCCATGATTTCTTTCGATATCCGGGGCGGCGAGGCGGAAGCTTTCCGTTTCCTCAACCACCTCAAGCTGATAAAGCTGGCCGTGAGCCTGGGTGGCACCGAAAGCCTGGCCGAGCACCCCGCCACTATGACGCACTCCGACATTATGCCGGAAACCCAGCGCGAAATGGGCATCTCCTCCCAGATGATCCGCCTCAGCATTGGGGTGGAAGATCCGCAGGACCTGATAGCCGACCTCACGCAGGCCTTTGATATGGTGCTGGCTGCGGACGCCCGGGAGCTGGAAACCGCTGCTGTTAGCCGCTAA
- a CDS encoding glucoamylase family protein yields the protein MRTSLSSFFVLLWLVLLSGGSACSQNPAPTPRPQKLTDEQLLDLVQKQTFRYFWDFGHPVSGMARERSNRSYDYGNEVVTTGGTGFGLMAIIVASERKWITREQAAERVLKIVNFLWKADMYHGVFPHWMDGATGKTIRFSLKDDGGDIVETSFLYEGLICARQYFTGNTKAEQDLRNKILWMWENVEWNWHTQGGQNVLYWHWSPNNGWSMNHQIHGWNECLITYVLAASSPKYAIDKKVYDQGWATGDYFKNGKEFYKIKLPLGFDYGGPLFFSHYSFLGLNPHGLKDQYADYWEQNRNHTLINYAYCVDNPKKYKGYGKNSWGLTASDSYQGYAAHSPTEDLGVISPTAALSAMPYAPEQSMAALKHFYYDLGDKIWGEYGFVDGFSEQHNWYAKSYLAIDQGPIVAMIENHRTGLLWKLFMSSPDVQRGLTKLGFESPEIKK from the coding sequence ATGCGGACTTCTCTCTCCTCCTTTTTCGTGCTGCTCTGGCTGGTTTTGCTCTCGGGCGGCAGTGCCTGCTCCCAAAACCCGGCGCCCACGCCCCGGCCGCAAAAACTGACGGATGAGCAGCTGTTGGACCTGGTGCAAAAACAAACGTTCCGCTATTTCTGGGACTTCGGCCACCCGGTTTCCGGCATGGCCCGCGAGCGAAGCAACCGCTCCTACGACTACGGCAACGAAGTAGTAACCACCGGCGGCACCGGCTTTGGCCTGATGGCCATTATTGTGGCCTCAGAGCGCAAGTGGATTACGCGCGAGCAGGCCGCCGAGCGGGTGCTGAAGATTGTAAATTTCCTCTGGAAGGCCGATATGTACCACGGCGTATTTCCGCACTGGATGGACGGCGCCACCGGCAAAACCATCCGCTTCAGCCTGAAAGATGATGGCGGCGACATTGTGGAAACGTCCTTTCTGTACGAAGGCCTGATCTGCGCCCGCCAGTATTTCACCGGCAACACCAAAGCCGAGCAGGACCTGCGCAACAAGATTCTGTGGATGTGGGAGAATGTGGAGTGGAACTGGCACACCCAGGGCGGCCAGAACGTGCTGTACTGGCACTGGAGCCCCAACAATGGCTGGAGCATGAACCACCAGATTCATGGCTGGAATGAGTGCCTGATTACCTACGTGCTGGCGGCCTCCTCGCCCAAATATGCCATTGATAAAAAGGTGTATGACCAGGGCTGGGCCACCGGCGACTACTTCAAAAATGGCAAGGAATTCTACAAAATCAAGCTACCCTTGGGCTTTGACTACGGCGGCCCCCTATTTTTCTCGCACTACTCTTTCCTGGGCCTGAACCCGCACGGGCTGAAAGACCAGTACGCCGACTACTGGGAGCAGAACCGCAACCACACGCTCATCAACTACGCCTACTGCGTAGACAACCCCAAGAAGTACAAGGGCTACGGCAAAAACAGCTGGGGCCTCACTGCTTCTGATAGCTACCAGGGCTACGCCGCGCACTCTCCTACGGAGGATTTGGGCGTGATTTCGCCCACGGCTGCACTATCGGCTATGCCTTACGCGCCGGAGCAATCCATGGCCGCGCTTAAGCATTTTTACTACGATTTGGGCGACAAAATCTGGGGCGAGTATGGCTTTGTGGATGGCTTTAGCGAGCAGCACAACTGGTACGCCAAGTCCTACCTGGCCATTGATCAGGGCCCCATTGTGGCCATGATTGAAAACCACCGCACCGGCCTGCTCTGGAAGCTGTTCATGAGCTCCCCCGATGTGCAGCGCGGCCTCACGAAACTGGGTTTCGAAAGCCCGGAGATTAAGAAGTAA
- a CDS encoding family 43 glycosylhydrolase has translation MSRSLLFYLALLLSLSIQAQPGPPRRTYCNPLNLDYGYTPIPNFSEAGRHRATADPVITLFKGNYYLFSTNQWGYWWSKDLYDWKFVSRSFLKPQHKVYDDLCAPAVWVQGDTLLVFGSTHEKNFPIWMSTNPQANEWKEAVEPFQIGAWDPAFFLDDDGKLYLYWGSSNEFPLYGQQINRKTFQPIGQPKVMFGLNDKQFGWQRFGEYLDNTFLNPFMEGAWMTKHNGKYYLQYGAPGTEFSGYADGVQVSDHPLGPFTPQPHNPFAYKPGGFARGAGHGNTFQDVWGNWWHLSTMVVSVKNNFERRLGLWPAGFDKDGVLYANTTFGDYPHYLPTGTEDHLKSRFTGWMLLNYQRPVQVSSTLGGYLPNYAVDENIKTYWSASSANKGEFLQTDLGSVCTVRAIQLNYADQDAEFLGKQQGTYHQYRLWHSENGKKWKLLVDKSRNKTDVPHDYIELPEAVKTRFIKLENVHMPTGKFAISGLRVFGLGSGAAPAAVKGLVVLRTETDKRSAWLKWMPSTDAYAYNIYTGIAPDKLYSCIMVHGQNEYYFKGMDKDRPYYFSIEAINENGVSTRTPVMESK, from the coding sequence ATGTCCAGAAGCCTGCTTTTCTACCTTGCTTTGCTGCTGAGTCTGTCTATCCAGGCCCAGCCCGGCCCGCCGCGCCGCACGTACTGCAACCCGCTGAATCTGGACTACGGCTACACGCCCATTCCCAACTTTTCGGAGGCCGGCCGGCACCGCGCCACCGCCGACCCGGTTATTACTCTTTTCAAGGGCAATTATTACCTGTTCTCCACCAACCAATGGGGCTACTGGTGGAGCAAGGATCTGTACGACTGGAAGTTCGTATCCCGCTCATTCCTCAAGCCCCAGCACAAGGTGTACGACGACCTGTGCGCCCCGGCCGTATGGGTGCAGGGCGATACGCTGCTGGTTTTCGGCTCTACCCACGAGAAGAATTTTCCCATCTGGATGAGTACCAACCCCCAGGCCAACGAGTGGAAAGAAGCCGTGGAGCCGTTCCAGATTGGCGCCTGGGACCCCGCTTTTTTCCTGGATGATGACGGCAAGCTCTACCTCTACTGGGGCAGCAGCAACGAATTTCCGCTCTACGGCCAGCAAATCAACCGCAAGACCTTCCAGCCCATCGGCCAGCCGAAGGTGATGTTCGGGCTCAATGATAAGCAGTTTGGCTGGCAGCGGTTCGGCGAATACCTCGACAACACCTTCCTGAACCCTTTTATGGAGGGCGCCTGGATGACCAAGCACAACGGCAAATACTACCTGCAGTATGGCGCGCCCGGCACCGAATTCAGCGGCTACGCCGATGGTGTGCAGGTGAGCGACCACCCCCTGGGCCCGTTCACGCCGCAGCCGCACAACCCGTTTGCCTACAAGCCCGGCGGCTTTGCCCGCGGCGCGGGCCACGGCAACACCTTTCAGGATGTGTGGGGCAACTGGTGGCACCTGTCCACCATGGTGGTATCCGTGAAAAACAACTTTGAGCGGCGCCTTGGTTTGTGGCCGGCTGGCTTTGATAAAGACGGCGTGCTGTACGCCAACACCACCTTCGGCGACTACCCGCACTACCTGCCCACCGGCACCGAGGACCACCTGAAAAGCCGGTTTACCGGCTGGATGCTGCTGAACTACCAGAGGCCCGTGCAGGTATCGTCCACGCTGGGCGGCTACCTGCCCAACTACGCCGTGGATGAAAATATTAAGACCTATTGGAGCGCCTCCTCAGCTAATAAAGGCGAGTTTTTGCAGACCGATTTAGGCAGCGTGTGCACCGTGCGCGCCATCCAGTTGAACTATGCTGATCAGGACGCCGAATTTCTGGGCAAGCAGCAGGGCACGTACCACCAATACCGCCTCTGGCACTCCGAAAACGGAAAAAAGTGGAAGCTGCTGGTAGATAAAAGCCGGAATAAAACCGACGTGCCGCACGACTACATTGAGCTGCCCGAAGCCGTAAAAACCCGGTTTATCAAGCTGGAAAACGTGCACATGCCCACCGGCAAATTCGCCATCAGCGGGCTGCGCGTGTTTGGGCTGGGCAGCGGCGCCGCGCCGGCGGCAGTAAAAGGCTTGGTAGTTTTACGCACCGAAACCGACAAGCGCAGCGCCTGGCTGAAGTGGATGCCGTCCACCGATGCCTACGCCTACAACATCTACACCGGCATTGCGCCCGATAAGCTCTACAGCTGCATTATGGTGCATGGCCAGAACGAGTACTATTTCAAAGGCATGGACAAAGACCGGCCGTACTACTTTAGCATCGAGGCCATTAATGAAAACGGCGTATCAACCCGCACGCCGGTGATGGAATCGAAATAA